One Thermoplasmata archaeon DNA segment encodes these proteins:
- a CDS encoding SDR family oxidoreductase, producing MGIDLGLAGQRVLVTGASQGIGYAAARALLEEGARVVINSSQPERLARAVQALSAFGPVHGIVADLRHPSDLERLIGESTENLGGLDVLVYVTGGPAPGRAMELDYAAWQRAAELLAVSPAYLSRLAAERMISNPRGGRIVLLGSLTMREPIPTLALSNVMRISLLGLVRTLARELGPKRVRVNGILPGYIATERVREIFEDTARREAISPAEARARLEREIPLGRLGDPAELARVIAFLASDASSYVTGAVLPVDGGILRSVG from the coding sequence ATGGGCATCGATCTGGGACTCGCGGGGCAACGGGTCCTCGTTACGGGAGCGAGCCAGGGGATCGGATATGCGGCCGCTCGCGCACTGCTCGAGGAGGGAGCCCGCGTCGTGATCAACTCCTCCCAGCCGGAGCGCCTCGCGCGGGCGGTCCAGGCACTCTCCGCGTTTGGCCCCGTCCACGGGATCGTCGCCGACCTGCGCCATCCCTCGGATCTGGAGCGACTGATCGGTGAGTCCACGGAGAACCTCGGCGGGCTGGACGTGCTCGTCTACGTGACGGGCGGACCTGCGCCCGGACGCGCCATGGAACTCGATTACGCGGCCTGGCAGCGGGCCGCAGAACTGCTCGCGGTGAGCCCGGCCTACTTGAGCCGCCTCGCCGCCGAACGGATGATCTCCAACCCACGCGGGGGCCGCATCGTGCTCCTGGGATCGCTCACGATGCGCGAACCGATCCCGACCCTCGCGCTATCGAACGTGATGCGGATCTCCTTGCTGGGCCTCGTCCGCACCCTCGCGCGCGAGCTCGGACCCAAGCGGGTTCGCGTGAACGGGATCCTCCCGGGGTACATCGCCACGGAGCGGGTCCGGGAGATCTTCGAGGACACCGCTCGTCGCGAAGCGATCTCACCCGCGGAGGCCCGGGCGCGCCTGGAGAGGGAGATCCCGCTCGGTCGGCTCGGCGACCCCGCCGAGCTCGCTCGCGTGATCGCGTTCCTGGCGAGCGACGCATCGTCGTACGTCACGGGAGCCGTTCTCCCCGTGGACGGTGGGATCCTTCGATCCGTCGGTTAG
- a CDS encoding NAD(P)/FAD-dependent oxidoreductase: MPGFPRLQESYDMVIVGGGHAGLQAGLKAALLGHSAALLDRGPKYSRSYYAPTMDNIPGFPDGISGHKLLDAQIAAVRKVDREVGYFTPAEVMSVERAEDGQYAVAFDWLKQRRVTRGRAVILAMGVVDRMPVIGGKIDPIFPWANQAIVEFCVLCDGHTLPNRSVAVLGHDAFAVRSAIDLFHFQPASVELLTNGHPLLEGSDEAERADLERRMAERHISLHDSEIVGFDGIREQRFHVRFTDGSVRQYDKGFSALGWYNMNSQIPHSLGARFDDDGFVVTDEDCRVLSDASGEVIPGLYCVGDLRNGWNQIPEAWATAERAVIHAYSWYL, translated from the coding sequence ATGCCCGGGTTCCCGCGACTCCAAGAGTCCTACGACATGGTCATCGTGGGCGGGGGCCACGCGGGGCTCCAGGCGGGATTGAAAGCGGCGCTCTTGGGTCACTCCGCCGCTCTGCTCGATCGGGGACCAAAGTACAGCCGGTCGTACTACGCGCCGACCATGGACAACATTCCCGGGTTTCCCGATGGGATCTCCGGCCACAAGCTCCTCGATGCCCAGATCGCGGCGGTGCGCAAGGTCGACCGTGAGGTCGGCTACTTCACCCCGGCCGAGGTGATGAGCGTCGAGCGCGCCGAGGACGGTCAGTACGCGGTGGCGTTCGACTGGCTCAAGCAGCGCCGGGTCACACGGGGCCGGGCCGTCATCCTCGCGATGGGGGTCGTCGACCGGATGCCGGTGATCGGAGGCAAGATCGATCCGATCTTCCCCTGGGCCAATCAGGCGATCGTCGAATTCTGCGTCCTGTGCGACGGGCACACGCTCCCGAACCGGTCGGTCGCGGTGCTGGGTCACGATGCGTTCGCCGTGCGATCCGCGATCGATCTCTTCCACTTCCAGCCGGCTTCGGTGGAGCTCCTCACGAACGGCCACCCCCTCCTCGAAGGAAGCGACGAGGCCGAGCGCGCCGATCTTGAGCGACGGATGGCCGAGCGCCACATCTCTCTCCACGACTCGGAGATCGTGGGGTTTGACGGGATCCGGGAGCAGCGCTTCCACGTCCGGTTCACCGACGGCTCCGTCCGACAGTACGACAAGGGGTTCAGCGCCCTCGGCTGGTACAACATGAACTCCCAGATCCCGCACTCCCTCGGGGCCCGGTTCGACGACGATGGGTTTGTCGTGACCGACGAGGATTGCCGGGTGCTATCCGATGCATCGGGCGAGGTCATCCCGGGGCTGTACTGCGTGGGGGACCTGCGGAACGGATGGAATCAGATCCCCGAAGCGTGGGCCACCGCGGAGCGGGCCGTGATCCATGCGTACTCTTGGTACCTGTAG
- a CDS encoding cyclase family protein has protein sequence MTFPSRVHDLTATLQTHMATWPTSPLPVFEPTAFNARDGVAGERIVCSSHTGTHVDAPYHFVEDGRTIDAIPPEDLVGPAVVFDLRSEIDGTLLRRASLERHWPKGPAPAFVLLRTDWSQQRAPTQRYLYDFPGLEVSAAKFLVERGIRAVGTDTLSIDPYANSEFEAHKTLLSRGIWIIEALDHLDRLREGVVYTLVVGPLKIGGGSGAMSRVLALES, from the coding sequence ATGACCTTCCCCTCCCGCGTGCACGATCTTACGGCGACCCTCCAGACCCACATGGCCACCTGGCCGACGTCGCCGCTCCCGGTGTTCGAGCCGACCGCCTTCAACGCTCGGGACGGCGTCGCGGGGGAGCGGATCGTCTGTTCGTCCCACACGGGGACCCACGTCGATGCGCCGTACCATTTCGTCGAGGACGGCCGGACCATCGACGCCATCCCGCCGGAGGATCTCGTGGGCCCGGCCGTCGTCTTCGATCTGCGATCGGAGATCGATGGCACCCTCCTCCGAAGGGCCAGCCTCGAACGGCATTGGCCGAAGGGCCCGGCTCCGGCCTTCGTCCTGCTGCGCACCGACTGGAGCCAGCAGCGCGCCCCGACCCAGCGCTACCTGTACGACTTCCCGGGCCTCGAGGTATCCGCCGCGAAGTTCCTGGTCGAGCGGGGGATCCGGGCGGTGGGCACCGACACTCTGTCCATCGACCCGTACGCGAACTCGGAGTTCGAGGCCCACAAGACCCTGCTCTCGCGCGGGATCTGGATCATCGAAGCGTTGGACCACTTGGACCGATTGCGCGAAGGGGTGGTGTACACGCTCGTCGTCGGACCCCTGAAGATCGGTGGAGGGAGCGGCGCCATGAGCCGGGTCCTCGCGCTCGAGTCGTAG
- a CDS encoding DNA methyltransferase, translated as MVALPAPAIADSWAELRTALGETGAIGATVRQLARRLEVDSPAVEEELDRLAARGEVVRMGRGLWMLSDYETLERRPDFEDAAAFRERFEHEDGIALGTYDGPITFRPNDQLPVHRWWPYVQGYSAEFVRTVIDHAGLSAPATVLDPFSGSGTTLIEARRAGARAIGFELLAPAALAARVKGRLELDRSALERAGRRVLARARRSAPGALPFLRETRRQFDPDVLDELTRLRDALPESTRPEDEAGRLAFGRILIPSSHLRRSPCLGYGPARPAGPSPFDRFRTAIAEMRSDLEALAPERARWGPPIVVEQRDARTMDLPEGSVDLALTSPPYVNGMDYVMNYKIDLAWLGYVSSYADLARLRREEVACDNLPRAETRAYRTTHDAPDPWLPEILEQIRERTGRKGSYRRDDMHGIVHRYFRDLLPILSGVYRSLRPGGRFVLVIGDSLLAGTYVPGDLITARLGASVGFRIRSVDIARERRSGQRRSFRLRESIVTLERPNGT; from the coding sequence GTGGTCGCACTACCGGCTCCCGCGATAGCGGATTCCTGGGCGGAGTTGCGCACCGCCCTGGGAGAGACGGGGGCGATCGGGGCCACCGTCCGCCAACTGGCCCGGAGACTGGAGGTCGACTCCCCGGCGGTGGAGGAGGAGCTCGACCGACTCGCGGCGCGCGGCGAAGTCGTGCGAATGGGGCGTGGCCTATGGATGCTGAGCGACTACGAGACCCTCGAGCGCCGTCCGGATTTCGAGGACGCGGCCGCCTTCCGGGAGCGCTTCGAGCACGAGGACGGGATCGCTCTCGGTACGTACGACGGTCCGATCACCTTCCGACCCAACGATCAGTTGCCGGTCCATCGCTGGTGGCCGTACGTCCAGGGCTACTCGGCGGAGTTCGTGCGCACGGTGATCGACCATGCCGGGCTATCCGCCCCGGCGACCGTGCTCGACCCGTTCTCGGGAAGCGGGACGACGCTCATCGAGGCCCGCCGTGCCGGAGCCCGCGCAATCGGGTTCGAACTGCTCGCGCCGGCGGCGCTCGCGGCGCGCGTGAAGGGCCGGCTCGAGCTCGATCGCTCGGCGCTCGAGCGCGCCGGGCGTCGGGTGCTCGCGCGAGCGCGCCGATCGGCCCCCGGAGCCCTCCCGTTCCTCCGCGAGACCCGGCGGCAGTTCGACCCCGATGTCTTGGACGAACTCACCCGGCTGCGCGATGCCCTTCCCGAGTCGACCCGGCCCGAGGACGAGGCGGGCCGCCTCGCCTTCGGCCGGATCCTCATCCCGTCCAGCCACCTGCGACGCTCCCCGTGCCTGGGGTACGGACCGGCGAGACCCGCCGGCCCATCCCCGTTCGATCGGTTCCGCACCGCGATCGCCGAGATGCGGTCCGATCTGGAGGCACTGGCCCCCGAGCGCGCGCGCTGGGGCCCTCCGATCGTGGTCGAACAGCGGGACGCCCGAACGATGGACCTGCCCGAGGGATCGGTGGATCTCGCGCTCACGAGCCCGCCCTACGTGAACGGGATGGACTACGTCATGAACTACAAGATCGACCTCGCGTGGCTCGGGTACGTCTCTTCGTACGCAGATCTCGCGAGGTTGCGTCGGGAGGAGGTCGCCTGCGACAACCTGCCTCGTGCGGAAACGCGAGCGTATCGGACCACGCACGACGCCCCGGACCCCTGGCTCCCCGAGATCCTCGAGCAGATCCGGGAGCGGACGGGGCGCAAGGGATCCTACCGGCGCGACGACATGCACGGGATCGTCCACCGCTACTTCCGGGACCTGCTTCCGATCCTATCGGGAGTCTACCGCTCGCTCCGGCCCGGGGGGCGATTCGTCCTCGTCATCGGTGATTCGCTGCTCGCCGGCACGTACGTCCCCGGAGATCTGATCACGGCCCGCCTCGGCGCCTCCGTAGGCTTCCGGATCCGATCGGTCGACATCGCACGCGAACGGCGCTCCGGCCAGCGGCGCTCCTTCCGCCTGCGCGAATCGATCGTGACGCTCGAGCGGCCGAACGGCACCTAG
- the carA gene encoding glutamine-hydrolyzing carbamoyl-phosphate synthase small subunit, giving the protein MPPAEPESALGGTLFLEDGSRFDGVGFGARARHVGEVVFTTGMVGYPETLTDPSFRGQILTFTYPLLGNYGVPRRGVVDSNGLPVGFESSSIQVRGMIARGLTAPHHWESVGTLPSWLEEEGVPGVCGIDTRRLTEHLRTEGVVRGIIDVGPPEDRPSSEELLREIAQAPSYADEKYMGAVSPRAPEILGGGRGPLVAVLDCGIKTSILRALIERGTSVLRLPYDHEVPARFEGRRVSGLLVGNGPGDPEQLARTVEELRRPSTRALPTLGICLGLQLIALARGASTYKMKFGHRGQNKTIVFPDGRALIVSENHGYAVDPKSFKPSGLRAWGMNPDDGTLEGLRDPRGNTFALQGHPEGHPGPQEAGFVFDQFVGKVKRRA; this is encoded by the coding sequence GTGCCGCCGGCGGAGCCGGAGAGCGCTCTGGGGGGGACTCTATTTCTCGAGGACGGAAGCCGTTTCGACGGCGTCGGCTTCGGTGCGCGAGCGCGCCACGTCGGTGAGGTGGTATTCACGACCGGCATGGTCGGATATCCCGAGACGCTCACGGATCCGTCCTTCCGCGGACAGATCCTCACCTTCACCTATCCGCTCCTCGGGAACTACGGCGTCCCGCGACGAGGGGTGGTGGATTCGAACGGCCTCCCGGTCGGTTTCGAGTCCTCCTCGATCCAGGTGCGCGGGATGATCGCGCGGGGCCTCACGGCCCCGCACCACTGGGAGAGTGTCGGGACGCTACCATCGTGGCTCGAAGAGGAAGGAGTGCCCGGGGTCTGCGGCATCGATACACGCCGCCTCACCGAGCACCTACGCACGGAGGGCGTCGTGCGCGGGATCATCGACGTCGGCCCGCCGGAGGACCGTCCGAGCTCGGAGGAGCTCCTCCGTGAGATCGCGCAGGCTCCTTCCTATGCCGATGAGAAGTACATGGGCGCCGTGAGCCCGCGAGCCCCGGAGATCCTCGGAGGGGGGCGCGGTCCGCTCGTCGCCGTGCTCGATTGCGGCATCAAGACCAGCATCCTTCGCGCCCTCATCGAGCGTGGGACCTCGGTGCTGAGGCTGCCGTACGATCACGAAGTGCCGGCGCGCTTCGAAGGTCGTCGCGTCTCCGGGCTGCTCGTCGGGAACGGTCCGGGGGACCCGGAACAGCTCGCCCGAACGGTGGAGGAGCTGCGTCGGCCGTCCACGCGTGCGCTGCCGACGCTGGGCATCTGCCTCGGCCTACAGCTGATCGCGCTCGCCCGGGGCGCGAGCACCTACAAGATGAAGTTCGGCCATCGGGGCCAGAACAAGACGATCGTCTTCCCCGATGGACGCGCGCTCATCGTCAGCGAGAATCACGGCTACGCCGTCGATCCGAAGTCGTTCAAACCGAGCGGACTGCGGGCGTGGGGGATGAACCCGGACGATGGGACCCTCGAAGGGCTGCGGGATCCCCGCGGAAATACCTTCGCGCTCCAGGGCCACCCCGAGGGCCACCCCGGGCCCCAAGAGGCCGGGTTCGTCTTCGACCAGTTCGTAGGAAAGGTGAAGCGACGCGCGTGA
- a CDS encoding CHAD domain-containing protein — translation MYALLPGTVRPGEATVPSSSAPERFIIMAKSLTSSLSPAALARYVRECLTTTTASTDRVIQRPHPTAEDLHDLHRDLRRLRTLAGVAARVGRRAGRRAWPALDARLRRATQLVGEVRDLDVALTLVDRFLDGSSLSEASADSALWTLRRRLRDDTRTGRELLRATLRAERQAGLFEEVAVALGGSITAPTTETIARGLEEERRLLERSARRARKRSMRRPSPERLHEVRVRVRRWRYLSDLQDALQGTPSSTFPRRLASVQRRLGELHDRDVLTQRLDELDPNHRREPWARAFHEEHRRMRHDLIRELKGLHLRHHRAVRGVPERPTTARPPRPARHRRATRRTNARHR, via the coding sequence GTGTACGCCTTACTCCCCGGCACGGTGCGTCCCGGTGAGGCGACGGTTCCGTCTTCCTCGGCCCCGGAGCGGTTCATCATCATGGCGAAGTCCCTGACGTCATCGCTCTCGCCGGCCGCGCTCGCGCGGTACGTCCGCGAATGTCTCACGACGACGACCGCGTCGACCGACCGGGTGATCCAACGGCCGCACCCAACGGCGGAGGACCTGCACGATCTTCACCGAGATCTGCGCCGCCTGCGCACGCTCGCGGGCGTCGCAGCGCGGGTCGGTCGGCGCGCGGGCCGACGTGCCTGGCCCGCGCTGGATGCCCGGCTGCGCCGAGCGACCCAGCTCGTCGGGGAGGTGCGGGACCTCGATGTTGCGCTGACGCTGGTGGACCGGTTCTTGGACGGATCGTCGCTCTCCGAGGCGAGCGCGGATTCCGCTCTGTGGACGCTGCGTCGCCGCCTTCGGGACGATACTCGAACGGGGCGCGAACTCCTGCGAGCCACCCTGCGAGCGGAACGCCAGGCGGGGCTCTTCGAGGAGGTGGCCGTAGCTCTGGGAGGCTCGATCACCGCTCCGACCACGGAGACGATCGCCCGTGGCCTTGAGGAGGAGCGGCGGCTCCTCGAGCGATCGGCGCGTCGGGCACGGAAGCGATCCATGCGTCGGCCCAGTCCGGAACGGCTCCACGAGGTCCGCGTTCGCGTGCGCCGGTGGCGCTACCTGTCCGATCTCCAAGATGCGCTCCAGGGAACCCCGTCCTCCACGTTCCCCCGCCGCCTGGCGTCGGTCCAGCGCCGCCTCGGAGAGCTCCACGATCGGGACGTGCTCACCCAGCGGCTCGATGAGCTCGACCCGAATCACCGGCGCGAGCCGTGGGCCCGTGCGTTCCACGAGGAGCATCGTCGGATGCGACACGACCTCATCCGAGAACTCAAGGGGCTCCACCTCCGCCATCATCGAGCCGTCCGCGGGGTCCCCGAACGCCCTACCACCGCACGCCCCCCGCGCCCGGCTCGGCATCGCCGAGCGACGCGACGGACGAACGCTCGACACCGATAG
- a CDS encoding HAD family hydrolase, with amino-acid sequence MPTRVPEPRFIEPVLGVVFDLDGTLVVSRHDFGRMRHEVIRLAERYGVTPGRLSPEEPLHRILESARDELRSSETPTTVILRFEAEFHKLIDGIEMQALDRTTARAGAPALLRGLHERGFRLGLLTRSSEPFTREALGRTHLDRYFSFMRTRSAPGPAKPSPEALLYLLSEMGVPVERALYVGDHLIDAECATRAGVRFYAVLPDPSESSTMSTDRFLAAGASAIATDLTELSRQLQIASPPPEPRPRVASATPG; translated from the coding sequence ATGCCCACGCGCGTCCCGGAGCCCCGGTTCATCGAACCCGTCCTCGGGGTCGTCTTCGACCTCGATGGCACCCTCGTGGTGTCGCGTCACGATTTCGGACGGATGCGCCATGAAGTGATCCGGCTCGCCGAACGCTACGGGGTCACCCCCGGCCGATTGAGCCCGGAGGAACCGCTCCATCGCATCTTGGAGAGCGCCCGCGACGAACTGCGTTCTTCCGAGACACCGACCACCGTCATCCTCCGTTTCGAGGCCGAGTTCCACAAGCTGATCGACGGGATCGAGATGCAGGCGCTCGACCGGACGACGGCCCGTGCGGGGGCCCCGGCCCTCCTCCGGGGACTCCACGAGCGCGGATTCCGGCTGGGCCTGTTGACCCGCAGCTCGGAACCGTTCACCCGCGAAGCCCTCGGCCGAACCCACCTCGACCGGTACTTCTCCTTCATGCGGACGCGCAGCGCGCCGGGCCCCGCGAAACCCTCCCCCGAGGCCCTCCTCTACCTCCTCTCGGAGATGGGGGTCCCGGTCGAGCGGGCGCTCTACGTCGGAGACCACCTGATCGATGCGGAGTGCGCGACGCGCGCGGGCGTGCGCTTCTACGCCGTTCTTCCCGATCCGTCCGAGTCGTCGACCATGTCGACCGACCGCTTCCTAGCCGCCGGCGCCTCCGCGATCGCCACCGATCTCACCGAGCTCTCGCGACAGCTCCAGATTGCGAGCCCGCCCCCCGAGCCCCGACCCCGCGTCGCGTCGGCCACTCCCGGGTAG
- a CDS encoding aminotransferase class I/II-fold pyridoxal phosphate-dependent enzyme, translating to MFVDTIPDSPILTLMERIFRMRAAGETVIGLHIGEPDFDTPPGIRAAATRALEEGQTHYGSSQGTPELRSAIAERLARRHHIPARAEDVVIMPSKFAIYATILATTSPGDEVLIPNPTYLFEQAVRLAGATPVFVPLRENYGLDPAILEAAVTPRTRLIIYATPGNPTGHLMDRHDLQATIEIARKHQLILASDETYESLVYDGTHIASAALAYGAERVVTLGSFSKTFAMTGWRAGYAVAPPPVRARLVKVMEHTLTCIPPFVQEGCRWALEHTEPEAERFREEFRARRDALVPALASIPGFHLARPDGAFYAFPSYDLPLSSTQFAERLLIEEHVAVVPGISFGPAGERHIRISYARPRAELAEGVERIRRFVERHRA from the coding sequence ATGTTCGTTGACACCATCCCGGACTCCCCCATCCTCACATTGATGGAGCGCATCTTCCGGATGCGGGCCGCGGGGGAGACCGTAATCGGCTTGCACATCGGCGAGCCGGACTTCGATACCCCACCGGGGATCCGCGCCGCGGCGACTCGCGCGCTCGAAGAGGGGCAGACCCATTACGGATCCTCGCAGGGGACTCCCGAGCTCCGCAGCGCGATTGCCGAGCGACTCGCGCGCCGACACCACATCCCCGCTCGCGCGGAGGACGTGGTGATCATGCCGTCGAAGTTCGCGATCTACGCGACGATCCTCGCGACCACCTCTCCCGGGGACGAGGTCCTCATCCCGAACCCGACCTACCTGTTCGAGCAGGCCGTGCGCCTCGCCGGCGCCACGCCGGTGTTCGTTCCCCTGCGAGAGAACTACGGGCTCGATCCCGCGATCCTCGAGGCGGCGGTGACCCCTCGGACCCGGCTCATCATCTACGCCACCCCGGGGAATCCCACGGGGCATCTCATGGACCGGCACGATCTCCAGGCGACGATCGAGATCGCGCGAAAGCACCAGCTCATCCTCGCGAGCGACGAGACGTACGAGTCGCTGGTCTACGACGGAACGCACATCGCGAGCGCCGCGCTCGCCTACGGGGCCGAGCGGGTCGTCACGCTGGGAAGCTTCTCCAAGACGTTCGCCATGACCGGCTGGCGCGCCGGGTACGCGGTCGCACCGCCCCCGGTCCGCGCGAGGCTGGTGAAGGTAATGGAACACACCCTGACCTGCATCCCCCCGTTCGTCCAGGAGGGGTGCCGATGGGCGCTGGAGCACACCGAGCCGGAGGCCGAGCGCTTCCGCGAGGAGTTCCGGGCCCGACGCGATGCCCTCGTCCCGGCGCTCGCATCGATCCCCGGGTTCCATCTCGCTCGTCCCGACGGTGCCTTCTACGCATTCCCTTCCTACGACCTTCCGCTCTCCTCCACCCAGTTCGCCGAACGCCTGCTCATCGAGGAGCATGTCGCCGTCGTCCCGGGGATCTCCTTCGGGCCGGCGGGTGAACGGCACATCCGCATCTCCTACGCCCGGCCCCGGGCCGAGCTCGCCGAAGGCGTGGAGCGGATCCGTCGCTTCGTCGAGCGGCACCGCGCGTGA
- a CDS encoding cupin domain-containing protein has product MPLWHEKAGAWHEILPGVQRRILAHGPSAMLVLYRIAPGSVFPKHTHPHAQYGTVLEGGGLFTVGDASWKMVRGDAYYVPPDVPHELHADPDHATVVFDVFAPEREEFRSEALPPDA; this is encoded by the coding sequence ATGCCGCTGTGGCACGAGAAGGCCGGGGCCTGGCACGAGATACTTCCCGGCGTTCAGCGCCGCATCCTGGCGCACGGACCGAGTGCGATGCTCGTCCTCTACCGCATTGCTCCCGGGAGCGTGTTCCCAAAGCATACCCACCCGCACGCGCAGTACGGCACCGTGCTCGAGGGCGGAGGGCTCTTCACGGTCGGCGACGCGTCCTGGAAGATGGTCCGCGGCGACGCGTACTACGTTCCCCCCGACGTGCCCCACGAGTTGCACGCGGACCCCGACCATGCGACCGTCGTCTTCGATGTCTTCGCACCGGAACGAGAGGAGTTCCGGAGTGAGGCGCTCCCTCCCGACGCCTAA